In Leptolyngbya sp. NIES-2104, the genomic window AATTCAGAATCGATTACGATTTGATCCAGATTCTTTTTTTATCTGCAATGCCTTCTGGTCGTACTCATGACAGCATTACCTTGTGGAGTTTGCCGATCGTGGCTCTCTCCACATTCGGACTCACCCAAAGCAGCAATCTGACTTTGCTTGTTTCGGGTGGATTTCTTTTTGCTGGCTTAATGTTTGGACCGGATTTAGACATTTATTCGCAACAGTACAAGCGATGGGGAATTCTGCGCTGGATTTGGCTGCCGTATCGTCGGAGTTTGCGACATCGATCGATCTTTTCTCACGGCGCAATCATCGGCACAATCGGACGAATTCTTTACCTCGGAATTTGGATTGCCTTGTTCGGAATGACCGGAATTTTAATGAGTTCGATCGCTCAACAGCTTCTTGGCATGACTGCTCAATGGCAAACAGTTGCACAATCGACGATCGCAACAACCTTTCAGCAGACTGTGAATTTCGCTCAGAAAGCCTCGATCGAATGTTTCACGCTCATCATCGGATTAGAACTTGGTGCGATGAGTCACAGTTTGAGTGATTGGATTGGCTCTACGATCAAACGCTGGAACAAGCGACGAAAGCGCTAAAGTGTTGAGTGGAATTTCCAGAACAATCTATGAATGCTTCACTGTCTGAAACCCTGAAGGCACTACAAGAATTGATCGAGGTCGTTGCTCAACTGAGAAATCCAGAAGGGGGCTGTCCTTGGGATTTAGCGCAAACTCCACAAAGTTTGATGCCTTACGTGATTGAGGAAGCGTATGAGGTCGTAGATGCGCTTCGGAGTGGGGATGAAACCGCGATCGCAGATGAACTCGGTGATCTACTACTTCAAGTCGTCTTACAAGCTCAAGTTGCAAAAGATCAAGACCAATTCGATCTATCTACAGTTGCCCAAAATATCACCGCCAAACTGATTCGTCGCCATCCGCACGTTTTCGACAATCTCGAAGTTCAGAGCGTGGATGAAGTGCATCAGAACTGGGAAAAAATTAAAGCGACCGAGAATGGTGCAGAGCCGAAATTAAGCGACAAACTGAGAAAATATGCTCGATCGCTGCCTCCATTGATGGCGGGAATGAAAATTTCTCAGAAAGCGGCGAAAGCTGGCTTTGAATGGGACTCGATCGACGGAGTTTGGGACAAGTTTCACGAAGAATTAGCTGAATTCCAACACGCACTCCAACACGAGAGCAAAGAAAATCAACAAGCAGAACTCGGAGACTTATTATTCACAATCATCAATTTGGCGAGATGGACGGATCTTGATCCAGCGGAAGCACTTCAAGGAACCAACGATCGCTTTATCCAGCGATTAGTGCAAATGGAAAATGTCGTCGATCGACCTTTATCCGAATATTCGTTAGAAGAACTAGAGCAATTCTGGCAGCAGGCGAAAGCAAAATTGGCAAAAGAGCGATCGTAAACCGTCTCTTTCTCCGGTATGATAAACACAGTTTGAAGGGGAGTAGCTGCTGACTGGTTCAGCCCGCTTGAATCAACATACTGGCGATGAGCCTGGTTCAAGCGACAAAGACACATCTTTGTAAGCGAGACTTTCACGAAGTTCACGAATTGGCGTGAGCTTGGTGGAGTCTTTTAACTCTCCAACATCAAGCTCACCTCAGTTCATCTCTATACCGATCTGAGGAGAGCATATGTTAGCAGCATTTACGGCAGGTTTGTTACTAATCACTGTGTCAGAGTTGGGCGATAAAACGTTCTTTATCGCCATGTGTCTGGCAATGCGTCATTCACGCCGATATGTTTTCCTCGGATCGATCTTAGCCTTGGCAGCGATGACCCTTCTTTCTGTCGTCATTGGGCAGTTCGCAACGTTTTTGCCAAAACAGGTGATTCACTATGGAACGATTCTGCTGTTCATCGTGTTCGGTTTCAAAATGCTCTACGATGCCAGCAAAATGTCGATCGCATGCCGAGAAAAATCTTTAGTTACAAGTACAGATTGTGCTTCTGATGCGGAACGAGAAGCCCTCGAAGCCGTTTCGCAAGCGGAAGGGAATCTGCGGAAAAAGACACCGTTTGCGATTTCCTTGGAGGCTTTTACGCTGACCTTTATCGCGGAATGGGGCGATCGGACTCAAATTAATACCATGGTTCTCGCTGCGTCTAATCATGCGATCGGGGTTACGATCGGCTCAATTGTGGGTCATGCGATTTGTTGTGCGATCGCGGTCTTCGGAGGTCGCCTCATCGCGTCTCACATCTCAGAACGAACGGTCACACTCTTAGGCGGAATCCTATTC contains:
- a CDS encoding metal-binding protein; protein product: MPSGRTHDSITLWSLPIVALSTFGLTQSSNLTLLVSGGFLFAGLMFGPDLDIYSQQYKRWGILRWIWLPYRRSLRHRSIFSHGAIIGTIGRILYLGIWIALFGMTGILMSSIAQQLLGMTAQWQTVAQSTIATTFQQTVNFAQKASIECFTLIIGLELGAMSHSLSDWIGSTIKRWNKRRKR
- the mazG gene encoding nucleoside triphosphate pyrophosphohydrolase — protein: MNASLSETLKALQELIEVVAQLRNPEGGCPWDLAQTPQSLMPYVIEEAYEVVDALRSGDETAIADELGDLLLQVVLQAQVAKDQDQFDLSTVAQNITAKLIRRHPHVFDNLEVQSVDEVHQNWEKIKATENGAEPKLSDKLRKYARSLPPLMAGMKISQKAAKAGFEWDSIDGVWDKFHEELAEFQHALQHESKENQQAELGDLLFTIINLARWTDLDPAEALQGTNDRFIQRLVQMENVVDRPLSEYSLEELEQFWQQAKAKLAKERS
- a CDS encoding TMEM165/GDT1 family protein, whose translation is MLAAFTAGLLLITVSELGDKTFFIAMCLAMRHSRRYVFLGSILALAAMTLLSVVIGQFATFLPKQVIHYGTILLFIVFGFKMLYDASKMSIACREKSLVTSTDCASDAEREALEAVSQAEGNLRKKTPFAISLEAFTLTFIAEWGDRTQINTMVLAASNHAIGVTIGSIVGHAICCAIAVFGGRLIASHISERTVTLLGGILFFVFALVTWFEKV